Proteins encoded by one window of Thunnus thynnus chromosome 3, fThuThy2.1, whole genome shotgun sequence:
- the pla2g6 gene encoding 85/88 kDa calcium-independent phospholipase A2 isoform X4: METLVHNVTMQFLGRLLDTVSSVSTLFTNPYRVRDVPLADYGGGGKILLKDEGRIVLYKNAQYQSWDCVLMCPETPNMALRLFQVASEEDAMNWFPQYALKLRPFYETLPLKAETTQPIVDCIRNHPDWSSAHIAVDTGLRECLKHNYVQSQINARDTSGQTPLHLACERSDSACVKELLEESQARTDIRDRNGETPMHSAAKQDSPAIIQILCSRLCSGVNELNNNGETPLHVSCRLGRVEAVKALLGGGAKCDIIGGSGYAIHAAMKYNEKGCAEEILKADPGQLQAEDSVYGGTPLHWAKTAEMCRLLLEHGCMVNYLSKTGESALHILTKKGRFEAAMVLLTHGANANLKGQDGNTALHLAMKMDHMELIKALIVFGADVEIHNDLGETPGLIAARTSKGFEDIMFVGAAVTAMSRGTSEVDGPKTGKRKMERLLCLDGGGIKGLVLIQMLIALEREAGRPTRELFDWVAGTSTGGILALAIIHGKSMEYLRCLYFRMKEQVFKGSRPYESAPLEDFLKKEFGENTKMTDVQYPRVMVTSVLADRHPGELHIFRNYDPPSVHREPPYATTATFQPLTVPQGWEDEDVLIVGYTVEPARKRRKVTAEEQLVWRAARSSGAAPTYFRPMGRFLDGGLLANNPTLDAMSEIHQYNKALKAEGHGTEVKKLGIVVSLGTGKPPQVVVSSVDVFRPSNPLELAKSFVGAKELGKMLVDCCTDSDGCAVDRARAWCEMIDTIYHRLSPQLSQEVMLDEVSDAVLVDMLWETQMYLYEKREVLQSLAKVLMDN, encoded by the exons ATGGAGACACTTGTtcataat GTAACAATGCAGTTCTTGGGCCGGCTGTTGGACACAGTCTCCTCTGTCTCAACCCTCTTCACCAACCCTTACCGGGTCAGAGATGTGCCGCTGGCTGACTACGGTGGAGGAGGAAAAATCCTGCTGAAAGACGAGGGACGTATAGTTCTGTATAAAAATGCACAGTACCAGTCATGGGACTGTGTGCTTATGTGTCCTGAGACACCGAATATGGCTCTGAG GCTGTTTCAGGTGGCATCAGAGGAGGATGCCATGAACTGGTTCCCGCAGTATGCCCTCAAGCTTCGACCCTTCTATGAGACACTGCCGTTGAAGGCTGAGACCACCCAGCCAATCGTGGACTGCATCCGCAACCACCCAGACTGGAGCTCTGCCCACATCGCCGTGGACACGGGCCTGCGGGAGTGTCTCAAACACAACTATGTCCAGAG TCAGATCAATGCTCGGGACACGTCAGGTCAGACGCCGCTGCACTTGGCGTGTGAGCGCAGTGACTCTGCGTGTGTGAAGGAGCTGTTGGAGGAAAGCCAGGCTCGCACTGACATCAGAGACCGCAACGGAGAGACGCCCATGCACAGCGCCGCCAAGCAGGATTCTCCTGCCATCATTCAG ATCCTGTGCTCGCGGTTGTGCTCCGGGGTGAATGAGCTGAACAATAACGGGGAGACGCCACTCCACGTGTCCTGCCGCTTGGGCCGAGTGGAGGCCGTCAAAGCTCTGTTGGGCGGCGGAGCCAAGTGTGATATCATCGGAGGCAGCGGCTACGCCATCCACGCTGCCATGAAGTACAACGAGAAGGG gtGTGCGGAGGAGATCCTCAAAGCAGACCCAGGCCAGCTCCAGGCTGAGGATTCTGTATATGGAGGGACGCCTCTCCATTGGGCCAAAACTGCTGAG ATGTGTCGTTTGCTGCTGGAGCATGGCTGTATGGTGAACTATCTCAGTAAGACCGGGGAGAGCGCCCTCCACATTCTGACCAAGAAGGGCCGCTTTGAGGCAGCCATGGTGTTACTCACCCACGGAGCCAACGCCAACCTGAAGGGACAGGACGGGAACACAGCTCTGCACCTCGCTATGAAG ATGGACCACATGGAGTTGATCAAAGCTCTGATTGTATTTGGTGCTGATGTGGAGATCCACAACGACTTGGGAGAAACACCTGGACTGATTGCTGCACGCACCAGCAAAG GGTTTGAGGACATCATGTTCGTGGGGGCTGCAGTCACTGCAATGAGCAGAGGCACATCTGAAGTGGACGGGCCCAAAACGGGGAAAAGGAA GATGGAAAGACTGCTGTGTCTGGATGGTGGAGGTATAAAAGGCCTGGTGCTGATCCAGATGCTGATCGCTCTAGAGAGAGAGGCCGGTCGGCCCACCAGAGAGCTCTTCGACTGGGTGGCTGGCACGAGCACTGGGGGGATTCTGGCCCTCGCTATAATCCACg GAAAGTCCATGGAGTACCTTCGCTGCCTGTACTTCAGGATGAAAGAGCAGGTGTTCAAAGGGTCACGACCCTATGAATCAGCACCACTGGAGGATTTCCTGAAGAAAGAATTTGGAGAGAACACCAAGATGACAGACGTCCAATACCCCAG GGTGATGGTGACCAGTGTTCTGGCTGACAGACATCCAGGAGAATTGCACATCTTCAGGAACTATGACCCTCCCTCCGTCCACAGAGAGCCCCCGTATGCCACCACGGCCACGTTTCAGCCTCTCACTGTCCCACAAG GATGGGAGGATGAGGATGTGTTGATAGTAGGATACACAGTGGAGCCAGCCAGAAAGCGTAGGAAGGTGACAGCTGaag AACAACTTGTGTGGCGAGCTGCCCGCTCCAGTGGTGCTGCCCCCACCTACTTCCGACCGATGGGCCGCTTTCTGGACGGAGGGCTATTGGCCAACAACCCGACACTAGACGCCATGTCAGAAATCCATCAGTACAACAAAGCCTTAAAAGCAGAG GGCCATGGGACGGAGGTCAAGAAGCTGGGTATAGTGGTCTCCCTTGGAACTG GTAAACCTCCTCAGGTGGTGGTGAGCTCTGTGGATGTTTTCCGGCCTTCTAACCCTCTGGAGCTGGCCAAGAGCTTTGTAGGAGCCAAAGAGCTGGGCAAGATGCTGGTGGACTGT TGTACAGATTCTGATGGCTGTGCAGTTGACAGAGCAAGAGCCTGGTGTGAAATGATCGACACCATCTACCACAG ATTGAGCCCCCAGCTGTCTCAAGAGGTGATGTTGGATGAAGTGAGTGACGCAGTCCTGGTGGACATGCTGTGGGAAACCCAAATGTACCTTTATGAGAAGAGAGAAGTCCTCCAATCCCTGGCAAAAGTGCTAATGGACAACTGA
- the pla2g6 gene encoding 85/88 kDa calcium-independent phospholipase A2 isoform X5: protein METLVHNVTMQFLGRLLDTVSSVSTLFTNPYRVRDVPLADYGGGGKILLKDEGRIVLYKNAQYQSWDCVLMCPETPNMALRLFQVASEEDAMNWFPQYALKLRPFYETLPLKAETTQPIVDCIRNHPDWSSAHIAVDTGLRECLKHNYVQSQINARDTSGQTPLHLACERSDSACVKELLEESQARTDIRDRNGETPMHSAAKQDSPAIIQILCSRLCSGVNELNNNGETPLHVSCRLGRVEAVKALLGGGAKCDIIGGSGYAIHAAMKYNEKGCAEEILKADPGQLQAEDSVYGGTPLHWAKTAEMCRLLLEHGCMVNYLSKTGESALHILTKKGRFEAAMVLLTHGANANLKGQDGNTALHLAMKMDHMELIKALIVFGADVEIHNDLGETPGLIAARTSKGFEDIMFVGAAVTAMSRGTSEVDGPKTGKRKMERLLCLDGGGIKGLVLIQMLIALEREAGRPTRELFDWVAGTSTGGILALAIIHGKSMEYLRCLYFRMKEQVFKGSRPYESAPLEDFLKKEFGENTKMTDVQYPRVMVTSVLADRHPGELHIFRNYDPPSVHREPPYATTATFQPLTVPQEQLVWRAARSSGAAPTYFRPMGRFLDGGLLANNPTLDAMSEIHQYNKALKAEGHGTEVKKLGIVVSLGTGKPPQVVVSSVDVFRPSNPLELAKSFVGAKELGKMLVDCCTDSDGCAVDRARAWCEMIDTIYHRLSPQLSQEVMLDEVSDAVLVDMLWETQMYLYEKREVLQSLAKVLMDN from the exons ATGGAGACACTTGTtcataat GTAACAATGCAGTTCTTGGGCCGGCTGTTGGACACAGTCTCCTCTGTCTCAACCCTCTTCACCAACCCTTACCGGGTCAGAGATGTGCCGCTGGCTGACTACGGTGGAGGAGGAAAAATCCTGCTGAAAGACGAGGGACGTATAGTTCTGTATAAAAATGCACAGTACCAGTCATGGGACTGTGTGCTTATGTGTCCTGAGACACCGAATATGGCTCTGAG GCTGTTTCAGGTGGCATCAGAGGAGGATGCCATGAACTGGTTCCCGCAGTATGCCCTCAAGCTTCGACCCTTCTATGAGACACTGCCGTTGAAGGCTGAGACCACCCAGCCAATCGTGGACTGCATCCGCAACCACCCAGACTGGAGCTCTGCCCACATCGCCGTGGACACGGGCCTGCGGGAGTGTCTCAAACACAACTATGTCCAGAG TCAGATCAATGCTCGGGACACGTCAGGTCAGACGCCGCTGCACTTGGCGTGTGAGCGCAGTGACTCTGCGTGTGTGAAGGAGCTGTTGGAGGAAAGCCAGGCTCGCACTGACATCAGAGACCGCAACGGAGAGACGCCCATGCACAGCGCCGCCAAGCAGGATTCTCCTGCCATCATTCAG ATCCTGTGCTCGCGGTTGTGCTCCGGGGTGAATGAGCTGAACAATAACGGGGAGACGCCACTCCACGTGTCCTGCCGCTTGGGCCGAGTGGAGGCCGTCAAAGCTCTGTTGGGCGGCGGAGCCAAGTGTGATATCATCGGAGGCAGCGGCTACGCCATCCACGCTGCCATGAAGTACAACGAGAAGGG gtGTGCGGAGGAGATCCTCAAAGCAGACCCAGGCCAGCTCCAGGCTGAGGATTCTGTATATGGAGGGACGCCTCTCCATTGGGCCAAAACTGCTGAG ATGTGTCGTTTGCTGCTGGAGCATGGCTGTATGGTGAACTATCTCAGTAAGACCGGGGAGAGCGCCCTCCACATTCTGACCAAGAAGGGCCGCTTTGAGGCAGCCATGGTGTTACTCACCCACGGAGCCAACGCCAACCTGAAGGGACAGGACGGGAACACAGCTCTGCACCTCGCTATGAAG ATGGACCACATGGAGTTGATCAAAGCTCTGATTGTATTTGGTGCTGATGTGGAGATCCACAACGACTTGGGAGAAACACCTGGACTGATTGCTGCACGCACCAGCAAAG GGTTTGAGGACATCATGTTCGTGGGGGCTGCAGTCACTGCAATGAGCAGAGGCACATCTGAAGTGGACGGGCCCAAAACGGGGAAAAGGAA GATGGAAAGACTGCTGTGTCTGGATGGTGGAGGTATAAAAGGCCTGGTGCTGATCCAGATGCTGATCGCTCTAGAGAGAGAGGCCGGTCGGCCCACCAGAGAGCTCTTCGACTGGGTGGCTGGCACGAGCACTGGGGGGATTCTGGCCCTCGCTATAATCCACg GAAAGTCCATGGAGTACCTTCGCTGCCTGTACTTCAGGATGAAAGAGCAGGTGTTCAAAGGGTCACGACCCTATGAATCAGCACCACTGGAGGATTTCCTGAAGAAAGAATTTGGAGAGAACACCAAGATGACAGACGTCCAATACCCCAG GGTGATGGTGACCAGTGTTCTGGCTGACAGACATCCAGGAGAATTGCACATCTTCAGGAACTATGACCCTCCCTCCGTCCACAGAGAGCCCCCGTATGCCACCACGGCCACGTTTCAGCCTCTCACTGTCCCACAAG AACAACTTGTGTGGCGAGCTGCCCGCTCCAGTGGTGCTGCCCCCACCTACTTCCGACCGATGGGCCGCTTTCTGGACGGAGGGCTATTGGCCAACAACCCGACACTAGACGCCATGTCAGAAATCCATCAGTACAACAAAGCCTTAAAAGCAGAG GGCCATGGGACGGAGGTCAAGAAGCTGGGTATAGTGGTCTCCCTTGGAACTG GTAAACCTCCTCAGGTGGTGGTGAGCTCTGTGGATGTTTTCCGGCCTTCTAACCCTCTGGAGCTGGCCAAGAGCTTTGTAGGAGCCAAAGAGCTGGGCAAGATGCTGGTGGACTGT TGTACAGATTCTGATGGCTGTGCAGTTGACAGAGCAAGAGCCTGGTGTGAAATGATCGACACCATCTACCACAG ATTGAGCCCCCAGCTGTCTCAAGAGGTGATGTTGGATGAAGTGAGTGACGCAGTCCTGGTGGACATGCTGTGGGAAACCCAAATGTACCTTTATGAGAAGAGAGAAGTCCTCCAATCCCTGGCAAAAGTGCTAATGGACAACTGA
- the pla2g6 gene encoding 85/88 kDa calcium-independent phospholipase A2 isoform X3 — METLVHNVTMQFLGRLLDTVSSVSTLFTNPYRVRDVPLADYGGGGKILLKDEGRIVLYKNAQYQSWDCVLMCPETPNMALRLFQVASEEDAMNWFPQYALKLRPFYETLPLKAETTQPIVDCIRNHPDWSSAHIAVDTGLRECLKHNYVQSQINARDTSGQTPLHLACERSDSACVKELLEESQARTDIRDRNGETPMHSAAKQDSPAIIQILCSRLCSGVNELNNNGETPLHVSCRLGRVEAVKALLGGGAKCDIIGGSGYAIHAAMKYNEKGCAEEILKADPGQLQAEDSVYGGTPLHWAKTAEMCRLLLEHGCMVNYLSKTGESALHILTKKGRFEAAMVLLTHGANANLKGQDGNTALHLAMKMDHMELIKALIVFGADVEIHNDLGETPGLIAARTSKGPNRKILLDMLCSVGVQRCLPPSPASPPPISNKAPPPGIGFEDIMFVGAAVTAMSRGTSEVDGPKTGKRKMERLLCLDGGGIKGLVLIQMLIALEREAGRPTRELFDWVAGTSTGGILALAIIHGKSMEYLRCLYFRMKEQVFKGSRPYESAPLEDFLKKEFGENTKMTDVQYPRVMVTSVLADRHPGELHIFRNYDPPSVHREPPYATTATFQPLTVPQEQLVWRAARSSGAAPTYFRPMGRFLDGGLLANNPTLDAMSEIHQYNKALKAEGHGTEVKKLGIVVSLGTGKPPQVVVSSVDVFRPSNPLELAKSFVGAKELGKMLVDCCTDSDGCAVDRARAWCEMIDTIYHRLSPQLSQEVMLDEVSDAVLVDMLWETQMYLYEKREVLQSLAKVLMDN, encoded by the exons ATGGAGACACTTGTtcataat GTAACAATGCAGTTCTTGGGCCGGCTGTTGGACACAGTCTCCTCTGTCTCAACCCTCTTCACCAACCCTTACCGGGTCAGAGATGTGCCGCTGGCTGACTACGGTGGAGGAGGAAAAATCCTGCTGAAAGACGAGGGACGTATAGTTCTGTATAAAAATGCACAGTACCAGTCATGGGACTGTGTGCTTATGTGTCCTGAGACACCGAATATGGCTCTGAG GCTGTTTCAGGTGGCATCAGAGGAGGATGCCATGAACTGGTTCCCGCAGTATGCCCTCAAGCTTCGACCCTTCTATGAGACACTGCCGTTGAAGGCTGAGACCACCCAGCCAATCGTGGACTGCATCCGCAACCACCCAGACTGGAGCTCTGCCCACATCGCCGTGGACACGGGCCTGCGGGAGTGTCTCAAACACAACTATGTCCAGAG TCAGATCAATGCTCGGGACACGTCAGGTCAGACGCCGCTGCACTTGGCGTGTGAGCGCAGTGACTCTGCGTGTGTGAAGGAGCTGTTGGAGGAAAGCCAGGCTCGCACTGACATCAGAGACCGCAACGGAGAGACGCCCATGCACAGCGCCGCCAAGCAGGATTCTCCTGCCATCATTCAG ATCCTGTGCTCGCGGTTGTGCTCCGGGGTGAATGAGCTGAACAATAACGGGGAGACGCCACTCCACGTGTCCTGCCGCTTGGGCCGAGTGGAGGCCGTCAAAGCTCTGTTGGGCGGCGGAGCCAAGTGTGATATCATCGGAGGCAGCGGCTACGCCATCCACGCTGCCATGAAGTACAACGAGAAGGG gtGTGCGGAGGAGATCCTCAAAGCAGACCCAGGCCAGCTCCAGGCTGAGGATTCTGTATATGGAGGGACGCCTCTCCATTGGGCCAAAACTGCTGAG ATGTGTCGTTTGCTGCTGGAGCATGGCTGTATGGTGAACTATCTCAGTAAGACCGGGGAGAGCGCCCTCCACATTCTGACCAAGAAGGGCCGCTTTGAGGCAGCCATGGTGTTACTCACCCACGGAGCCAACGCCAACCTGAAGGGACAGGACGGGAACACAGCTCTGCACCTCGCTATGAAG ATGGACCACATGGAGTTGATCAAAGCTCTGATTGTATTTGGTGCTGATGTGGAGATCCACAACGACTTGGGAGAAACACCTGGACTGATTGCTGCACGCACCAGCAAAG GTCCGAATAGAAAGATACTGCTGGACATGCTGTGTAGTGTAGGGGTCCAGCGGtgcctccccccctcccctgccAGTCCTCCCCCCATCTCCAACAAGGCCCCACCTCCAGGCATAG GGTTTGAGGACATCATGTTCGTGGGGGCTGCAGTCACTGCAATGAGCAGAGGCACATCTGAAGTGGACGGGCCCAAAACGGGGAAAAGGAA GATGGAAAGACTGCTGTGTCTGGATGGTGGAGGTATAAAAGGCCTGGTGCTGATCCAGATGCTGATCGCTCTAGAGAGAGAGGCCGGTCGGCCCACCAGAGAGCTCTTCGACTGGGTGGCTGGCACGAGCACTGGGGGGATTCTGGCCCTCGCTATAATCCACg GAAAGTCCATGGAGTACCTTCGCTGCCTGTACTTCAGGATGAAAGAGCAGGTGTTCAAAGGGTCACGACCCTATGAATCAGCACCACTGGAGGATTTCCTGAAGAAAGAATTTGGAGAGAACACCAAGATGACAGACGTCCAATACCCCAG GGTGATGGTGACCAGTGTTCTGGCTGACAGACATCCAGGAGAATTGCACATCTTCAGGAACTATGACCCTCCCTCCGTCCACAGAGAGCCCCCGTATGCCACCACGGCCACGTTTCAGCCTCTCACTGTCCCACAAG AACAACTTGTGTGGCGAGCTGCCCGCTCCAGTGGTGCTGCCCCCACCTACTTCCGACCGATGGGCCGCTTTCTGGACGGAGGGCTATTGGCCAACAACCCGACACTAGACGCCATGTCAGAAATCCATCAGTACAACAAAGCCTTAAAAGCAGAG GGCCATGGGACGGAGGTCAAGAAGCTGGGTATAGTGGTCTCCCTTGGAACTG GTAAACCTCCTCAGGTGGTGGTGAGCTCTGTGGATGTTTTCCGGCCTTCTAACCCTCTGGAGCTGGCCAAGAGCTTTGTAGGAGCCAAAGAGCTGGGCAAGATGCTGGTGGACTGT TGTACAGATTCTGATGGCTGTGCAGTTGACAGAGCAAGAGCCTGGTGTGAAATGATCGACACCATCTACCACAG ATTGAGCCCCCAGCTGTCTCAAGAGGTGATGTTGGATGAAGTGAGTGACGCAGTCCTGGTGGACATGCTGTGGGAAACCCAAATGTACCTTTATGAGAAGAGAGAAGTCCTCCAATCCCTGGCAAAAGTGCTAATGGACAACTGA
- the pla2g6 gene encoding 85/88 kDa calcium-independent phospholipase A2 isoform X2: protein MQFLGRLLDTVSSVSTLFTNPYRVRDVPLADYGGGGKILLKDEGRIVLYKNAQYQSWDCVLMCPETPNMALRLFQVASEEDAMNWFPQYALKLRPFYETLPLKAETTQPIVDCIRNHPDWSSAHIAVDTGLRECLKHNYVQSQINARDTSGQTPLHLACERSDSACVKELLEESQARTDIRDRNGETPMHSAAKQDSPAIIQILCSRLCSGVNELNNNGETPLHVSCRLGRVEAVKALLGGGAKCDIIGGSGYAIHAAMKYNEKGCAEEILKADPGQLQAEDSVYGGTPLHWAKTAEMCRLLLEHGCMVNYLSKTGESALHILTKKGRFEAAMVLLTHGANANLKGQDGNTALHLAMKMDHMELIKALIVFGADVEIHNDLGETPGLIAARTSKGPNRKILLDMLCSVGVQRCLPPSPASPPPISNKAPPPGIGFEDIMFVGAAVTAMSRGTSEVDGPKTGKRKMERLLCLDGGGIKGLVLIQMLIALEREAGRPTRELFDWVAGTSTGGILALAIIHGKSMEYLRCLYFRMKEQVFKGSRPYESAPLEDFLKKEFGENTKMTDVQYPRVMVTSVLADRHPGELHIFRNYDPPSVHREPPYATTATFQPLTVPQGWEDEDVLIVGYTVEPARKRRKVTAEEQLVWRAARSSGAAPTYFRPMGRFLDGGLLANNPTLDAMSEIHQYNKALKAEGHGTEVKKLGIVVSLGTGKPPQVVVSSVDVFRPSNPLELAKSFVGAKELGKMLVDCCTDSDGCAVDRARAWCEMIDTIYHRLSPQLSQEVMLDEVSDAVLVDMLWETQMYLYEKREVLQSLAKVLMDN, encoded by the exons ATGCAGTTCTTGGGCCGGCTGTTGGACACAGTCTCCTCTGTCTCAACCCTCTTCACCAACCCTTACCGGGTCAGAGATGTGCCGCTGGCTGACTACGGTGGAGGAGGAAAAATCCTGCTGAAAGACGAGGGACGTATAGTTCTGTATAAAAATGCACAGTACCAGTCATGGGACTGTGTGCTTATGTGTCCTGAGACACCGAATATGGCTCTGAG GCTGTTTCAGGTGGCATCAGAGGAGGATGCCATGAACTGGTTCCCGCAGTATGCCCTCAAGCTTCGACCCTTCTATGAGACACTGCCGTTGAAGGCTGAGACCACCCAGCCAATCGTGGACTGCATCCGCAACCACCCAGACTGGAGCTCTGCCCACATCGCCGTGGACACGGGCCTGCGGGAGTGTCTCAAACACAACTATGTCCAGAG TCAGATCAATGCTCGGGACACGTCAGGTCAGACGCCGCTGCACTTGGCGTGTGAGCGCAGTGACTCTGCGTGTGTGAAGGAGCTGTTGGAGGAAAGCCAGGCTCGCACTGACATCAGAGACCGCAACGGAGAGACGCCCATGCACAGCGCCGCCAAGCAGGATTCTCCTGCCATCATTCAG ATCCTGTGCTCGCGGTTGTGCTCCGGGGTGAATGAGCTGAACAATAACGGGGAGACGCCACTCCACGTGTCCTGCCGCTTGGGCCGAGTGGAGGCCGTCAAAGCTCTGTTGGGCGGCGGAGCCAAGTGTGATATCATCGGAGGCAGCGGCTACGCCATCCACGCTGCCATGAAGTACAACGAGAAGGG gtGTGCGGAGGAGATCCTCAAAGCAGACCCAGGCCAGCTCCAGGCTGAGGATTCTGTATATGGAGGGACGCCTCTCCATTGGGCCAAAACTGCTGAG ATGTGTCGTTTGCTGCTGGAGCATGGCTGTATGGTGAACTATCTCAGTAAGACCGGGGAGAGCGCCCTCCACATTCTGACCAAGAAGGGCCGCTTTGAGGCAGCCATGGTGTTACTCACCCACGGAGCCAACGCCAACCTGAAGGGACAGGACGGGAACACAGCTCTGCACCTCGCTATGAAG ATGGACCACATGGAGTTGATCAAAGCTCTGATTGTATTTGGTGCTGATGTGGAGATCCACAACGACTTGGGAGAAACACCTGGACTGATTGCTGCACGCACCAGCAAAG GTCCGAATAGAAAGATACTGCTGGACATGCTGTGTAGTGTAGGGGTCCAGCGGtgcctccccccctcccctgccAGTCCTCCCCCCATCTCCAACAAGGCCCCACCTCCAGGCATAG GGTTTGAGGACATCATGTTCGTGGGGGCTGCAGTCACTGCAATGAGCAGAGGCACATCTGAAGTGGACGGGCCCAAAACGGGGAAAAGGAA GATGGAAAGACTGCTGTGTCTGGATGGTGGAGGTATAAAAGGCCTGGTGCTGATCCAGATGCTGATCGCTCTAGAGAGAGAGGCCGGTCGGCCCACCAGAGAGCTCTTCGACTGGGTGGCTGGCACGAGCACTGGGGGGATTCTGGCCCTCGCTATAATCCACg GAAAGTCCATGGAGTACCTTCGCTGCCTGTACTTCAGGATGAAAGAGCAGGTGTTCAAAGGGTCACGACCCTATGAATCAGCACCACTGGAGGATTTCCTGAAGAAAGAATTTGGAGAGAACACCAAGATGACAGACGTCCAATACCCCAG GGTGATGGTGACCAGTGTTCTGGCTGACAGACATCCAGGAGAATTGCACATCTTCAGGAACTATGACCCTCCCTCCGTCCACAGAGAGCCCCCGTATGCCACCACGGCCACGTTTCAGCCTCTCACTGTCCCACAAG GATGGGAGGATGAGGATGTGTTGATAGTAGGATACACAGTGGAGCCAGCCAGAAAGCGTAGGAAGGTGACAGCTGaag AACAACTTGTGTGGCGAGCTGCCCGCTCCAGTGGTGCTGCCCCCACCTACTTCCGACCGATGGGCCGCTTTCTGGACGGAGGGCTATTGGCCAACAACCCGACACTAGACGCCATGTCAGAAATCCATCAGTACAACAAAGCCTTAAAAGCAGAG GGCCATGGGACGGAGGTCAAGAAGCTGGGTATAGTGGTCTCCCTTGGAACTG GTAAACCTCCTCAGGTGGTGGTGAGCTCTGTGGATGTTTTCCGGCCTTCTAACCCTCTGGAGCTGGCCAAGAGCTTTGTAGGAGCCAAAGAGCTGGGCAAGATGCTGGTGGACTGT TGTACAGATTCTGATGGCTGTGCAGTTGACAGAGCAAGAGCCTGGTGTGAAATGATCGACACCATCTACCACAG ATTGAGCCCCCAGCTGTCTCAAGAGGTGATGTTGGATGAAGTGAGTGACGCAGTCCTGGTGGACATGCTGTGGGAAACCCAAATGTACCTTTATGAGAAGAGAGAAGTCCTCCAATCCCTGGCAAAAGTGCTAATGGACAACTGA